A window of Dorea formicigenerans contains these coding sequences:
- the rpsT gene encoding 30S ribosomal protein S20, translating into MANIKSAKKRILVNETKAARNKAIKSKVKTYVKKVETAVEKKDAATAAVALKEAIAEINKAGSKGVYHKNTCSRKISRLTKAVNGIA; encoded by the coding sequence TTGGCTAATATCAAATCCGCAAAGAAGAGAATTTTAGTAAACGAGACAAAGGCTGCTAGAAATAAAGCAATCAAGTCTAAAGTTAAAACTTACGTAAAAAAAGTTGAGACAGCTGTAGAGAAGAAAGATGCAGCAACTGCTGCAGTAGCTCTTAAAGAGGCGATCGCTGAAATCAACAAAGCTGGAAGCAAGGGTGTATACCACAAAAACACATGCTCTAGAAAGATTTCCCGTCTGACAAAAGCTGTTAACGGAATTGCTTAA
- a CDS encoding phosphoribosyltransferase has product MDERLENLRSTKNPKARIKIMKGHFATSNSHLDTYIDMSTVKIRHNNAREAAKVLAQEYVTSTYVDTIVCLDETSVIGAFLAEQLADSTHMALSHKNNISVITPEYNGLGQIMFRDNQQRMIKDQQVLVLAASITTGKTIKRAIDSVLYYGGTICGVCSIFSAVTKVAGMEVKTIFTSKDLPAYHAYEPNKCPMCEAGDRVEAIVNSFGYSKL; this is encoded by the coding sequence ATGGATGAAAGATTAGAGAATCTGCGGTCGACGAAAAATCCAAAAGCGCGTATCAAGATTATGAAAGGACATTTTGCTACAAGCAACTCACATCTGGATACTTATATTGATATGTCAACAGTAAAGATTCGTCATAACAATGCGAGAGAGGCAGCGAAAGTACTGGCGCAGGAGTACGTGACAAGTACATATGTAGATACGATTGTATGCCTGGATGAGACAAGTGTGATTGGAGCATTTCTGGCTGAACAGCTGGCAGACAGCACACATATGGCATTGAGCCATAAGAATAATATTTCTGTGATCACACCGGAATATAACGGATTGGGGCAGATTATGTTCCGTGATAATCAACAGAGAATGATCAAAGATCAGCAGGTACTTGTGCTGGCAGCATCCATTACGACTGGAAAGACGATTAAGCGTGCTATTGATTCTGTATTATATTATGGAGGAACGATTTGTGGAGTATGTTCTATCTTCAGTGCTGTAACAAAAGTAGCAGGCATGGAAGTAAAGACAATTTTCACAAGCAAAGATCTTCCGGCATATCATGCATATGAGCCGAATAAGTGCCCAATGTGTGAAGCAGGTGACAGAGTAGAAGCAATTGTCAACAGTTTTGGATATTCAAAATTATAG
- the ilvC gene encoding ketol-acid reductoisomerase codes for MAARIFYQEDCNLSALEGQKIAIIGYGSQGHAHALNLKESGCDVIVGLYEGSKSWKKAEEQGLKVYTAAEAAKQADIIMILINDELQADMYKKDIEPNLEEGNMLMFAHGFNIHFGCIKPPKNVDVTMIAPKAPGHTVRSEYLAGKGTPCLIAVEQDATGKAWDRTLAYGLAIGGARAGLLETTYRTETETDLFGEQAVLCGGVCALMQAGFETLCEAGYDPRNAYFECIHEMKLIVDLIYQSGFAGMRYSISNTAEYGDYVTGPKIITEDTKKAMKKILSDIQDGTFAKEFLLDMSPAGRQVHFQAMRKLAAEHPSEKVGAEVRKLYSWNGEDKLINN; via the coding sequence ATGGCAGCAAGAATTTTTTATCAGGAAGATTGTAATTTATCAGCACTGGAAGGACAGAAGATTGCTATCATCGGATATGGTAGTCAGGGACATGCTCATGCTCTGAACCTGAAAGAGTCCGGATGTGACGTAATCGTAGGTCTTTATGAGGGAAGTAAATCCTGGAAGAAAGCTGAAGAGCAGGGATTGAAAGTATACACAGCAGCAGAGGCAGCAAAGCAGGCAGACATTATCATGATTCTTATCAATGATGAGTTACAGGCTGATATGTACAAGAAAGACATCGAGCCAAACCTTGAGGAAGGAAACATGTTAATGTTCGCTCATGGTTTCAACATTCACTTCGGATGCATCAAACCACCTAAGAACGTAGATGTAACAATGATCGCCCCTAAGGCACCAGGACACACAGTTCGTAGCGAGTATCTTGCAGGAAAAGGAACTCCTTGCCTTATCGCTGTAGAGCAGGATGCTACAGGGAAAGCTTGGGACAGAACATTAGCTTATGGTCTTGCAATTGGTGGAGCAAGAGCAGGACTTCTTGAGACAACATATAGAACAGAGACAGAGACAGACCTCTTCGGTGAGCAGGCAGTCCTTTGCGGTGGTGTTTGTGCACTTATGCAGGCAGGATTTGAGACACTTTGCGAAGCAGGATATGATCCGAGAAATGCTTACTTTGAGTGTATCCATGAGATGAAACTGATTGTAGACTTAATCTATCAGTCAGGATTCGCTGGAATGAGATATTCTATTTCTAACACTGCAGAGTATGGTGACTATGTAACAGGACCTAAGATTATTACAGAGGATACAAAGAAAGCTATGAAGAAGATTCTTTCTGATATCCAGGACGGAACATTTGCAAAAGAGTTCTTACTTGACATGTCTCCGGCAGGACGTCAGGTACACTTCCAGGCTATGAGAAAGCTTGCAGCTGAGCACCCATCAGAGAAAGTTGGAGCTGAAGTTAGAAAGCTGTACAGTTGGAATGGAGAAGACAAACTGATCAACAACTAA
- the ilvN gene encoding acetolactate synthase small subunit, which yields MQRVYSLLVDNNSGVLSRISGLFTRRGYNIDSITAGVTADPRFTRITIVSSGDEIILSQIEKQIAKLEDVIVVKVLKPEESVYRELILVKIRANAQQRSEIVSIADIFRAKIVDAERESLVIELTGTQSKLEAFLQLLDGYEILELARTGIAGLSRGIKDVTFIE from the coding sequence ATGCAGAGAGTTTATTCATTATTAGTTGATAACAATTCCGGAGTATTAAGTAGAATATCCGGACTATTCACAAGAAGAGGATACAACATCGACAGTATTACAGCCGGTGTGACGGCAGATCCAAGATTTACGAGAATCACGATTGTATCCAGTGGAGATGAGATTATTTTATCTCAGATTGAAAAGCAGATTGCCAAGCTGGAAGACGTGATCGTAGTGAAGGTCTTAAAGCCGGAAGAATCCGTATATCGTGAACTGATATTGGTTAAGATCCGTGCCAATGCACAGCAGCGGTCAGAGATTGTTTCAATTGCTGATATCTTTCGTGCAAAGATTGTTGATGCAGAGAGAGAGTCTCTCGTGATTGAGCTTACAGGAACCCAGTCGAAGCTGGAAGCGTTCTTACAGCTCCTGGATGGTTATGAAATCCTGGAACTTGCCAGAACCGGAATTGCCGGACTGTCAAGAGGAATCAAGGATGTCACATTTATCGAGTAG
- a CDS encoding ComEC/Rec2 family competence protein: MARRKKNKNLKGIPAAIMLILALIGGFAERGNLMERMSGEPAQNIADTVATGQMKVTYLNVGQGDCTIIQTEGHNAMIDAGNNHEGKDVVDYLNQQGIDKLDYLILTHPDADHIGGGDDVLEKIEVEQVIMPDVANDTMTYEEVMDDIEKENVPVEHPKVGEEFGFGDATFTVLCPETDLVSSDDTNDASVGIKLVHGENSFVMCGDASEKSESAMVKRFGSALECDVLKCGHHGSRTSTSEVFLKATNPTWAVISCGVDNSYGHPHQETLERLNNDDVQVYRTDLLGTIIATSDGTNISWFSEKE; the protein is encoded by the coding sequence ATGGCTAGAAGAAAAAAGAATAAGAATCTAAAAGGAATTCCTGCGGCAATCATGCTGATTCTTGCATTGATTGGCGGATTTGCGGAGCGTGGGAATTTGATGGAACGAATGTCTGGTGAGCCTGCACAAAACATTGCAGATACGGTTGCGACCGGTCAGATGAAAGTGACCTATCTTAATGTAGGACAGGGTGACTGTACAATTATTCAGACAGAAGGTCATAATGCAATGATTGATGCTGGGAATAACCATGAAGGAAAAGATGTGGTGGATTATCTGAATCAACAGGGCATAGACAAGCTTGACTATCTGATCCTGACACACCCGGATGCCGATCATATAGGTGGCGGCGATGATGTTTTGGAGAAGATTGAGGTAGAACAGGTTATTATGCCGGATGTGGCGAATGATACAATGACTTATGAAGAGGTTATGGATGATATTGAGAAAGAAAATGTTCCGGTAGAGCATCCAAAAGTCGGCGAAGAGTTCGGATTTGGAGATGCGACATTTACTGTGCTTTGTCCGGAAACGGATCTGGTCAGTTCAGATGATACCAATGATGCTTCAGTAGGAATTAAACTGGTGCATGGAGAGAATTCTTTTGTCATGTGTGGAGATGCCAGTGAGAAATCTGAGAGCGCAATGGTGAAGAGATTTGGAAGTGCGTTGGAATGTGATGTGTTAAAATGCGGACACCACGGAAGCAGAACTTCTACAAGTGAAGTGTTTTTAAAAGCAACGAACCCAACATGGGCTGTTATCAGCTGTGGCGTGGATAATTCTTATGGACATCCGCATCAGGAGACGCTGGAGCGCCTGAATAACGATGATGTGCAGGTTTACCGCACAGATCTGCTTGGAACAATTATTGCAACGAGTGACGGAACGAATATTTCCTGGTTCAGTGAGAAAGAGTAA
- a CDS encoding DUF1847 domain-containing protein: MGEFEKSCVNCGVLNCAKRDKEYPEFCLTTNFDVKELEEIKKLYLEDEENNKVSVISAEIEAEFYCRYTRVEEIIEFSKRMGFHKIGIATCIGLIEESRIFAQILRKNGFEPYAALCKAGAFNKTDIGVRKEYTTQVGNALCNPIMQAKLLEKAGTDFNVVVGLCVGHDSLFYKYTHTLTTTLVTKDRVLAHNPVGALYQTKAYYKKLMADPVSGEKEQ; this comes from the coding sequence ATGGGAGAATTTGAAAAATCATGTGTTAACTGTGGCGTATTGAACTGTGCCAAGAGAGATAAGGAATATCCGGAGTTCTGTCTGACTACAAATTTTGATGTAAAAGAGCTGGAGGAGATTAAAAAACTATATCTTGAAGATGAAGAGAACAATAAAGTTTCTGTGATTTCAGCAGAGATTGAAGCTGAATTTTATTGCCGTTATACGAGAGTAGAGGAAATCATTGAATTTTCAAAGCGGATGGGCTTTCATAAGATTGGAATTGCAACATGTATTGGATTGATTGAAGAAAGTCGTATATTTGCTCAGATTTTGAGAAAGAACGGTTTTGAACCATATGCAGCACTTTGTAAGGCTGGAGCATTTAATAAGACGGATATAGGAGTAAGAAAAGAGTATACAACGCAAGTAGGAAATGCGCTGTGTAATCCGATTATGCAGGCAAAGCTTTTGGAGAAAGCCGGGACAGATTTTAATGTTGTAGTTGGATTATGCGTCGGACATGATAGTTTGTTTTATAAATATACACACACACTGACGACAACGCTGGTGACAAAAGACCGCGTGCTTGCACACAATCCGGTTGGAGCATTGTATCAGACAAAAGCGTATTACAAGAAACTGATGGCTGATCCGGTGTCAGGAGAAAAAGAACAATAA
- a CDS encoding chromate transporter has translation MIYLQLFLSFLQVGMFSFGGGYAALPLIQGQVVKTHSWLSMSEFTDLITISQMTPGPIAVNSATFVGEKIAGIPGALCATAGYILPSCIIVTVIAKIYLKWRNMELFQGVLGSLRPAVVALIASAGISILITAFWGNDMITFAGTNWGLVTIFIICIFLIQKVKMNPVWVMLLAGMMKVGVSCAQRL, from the coding sequence ATGATCTATTTGCAGTTGTTCTTAAGTTTCCTTCAAGTTGGCATGTTCAGTTTCGGAGGTGGATATGCAGCACTTCCTCTGATTCAGGGGCAGGTCGTAAAAACGCATAGCTGGCTTAGTATGTCAGAATTTACAGATCTGATTACCATATCTCAGATGACACCGGGACCAATAGCCGTGAATTCAGCAACATTTGTAGGTGAAAAGATTGCAGGTATACCAGGAGCGCTCTGTGCAACAGCCGGGTACATATTGCCGTCTTGTATTATTGTAACGGTAATTGCAAAGATTTATCTAAAATGGCGGAATATGGAGTTATTTCAGGGGGTGTTAGGCTCTTTGCGCCCAGCGGTTGTTGCATTGATAGCATCGGCAGGAATATCAATTCTCATTACGGCATTTTGGGGAAATGATATGATTACTTTTGCAGGAACTAATTGGGGTCTGGTTACAATATTTATAATCTGTATTTTTTTGATACAGAAAGTGAAAATGAATCCTGTGTGGGTGATGTTGCTGGCAGGGATGATGAAAGTTGGCGTGAGTTGTGCTCAACGTTTGTAG
- a CDS encoding chromate transporter, producing MKGKIVEDKKKVLFHLFISTLYLSAFTFGGGYVIVSLLKKKFVDEYHWIENDEMLDLVAIAQSAPGAIAVNGAIVVGYKLAGLIGAFVAVIGAIIPPFVIITILAMCYQAFRDNWLISQMLEGMQAGVAAVIACVTYEMGNGIAKGGDKMSLLIMAGAFVAACFMNVNVIYIILTCIIFGVVRTLLKRRKEA from the coding sequence ATGAAAGGGAAAATAGTGGAAGATAAGAAAAAGGTGTTATTCCATTTATTTATTTCAACTTTATATCTGAGCGCATTTACTTTCGGTGGAGGATATGTGATTGTTTCCCTGTTAAAGAAAAAATTCGTGGACGAATATCACTGGATTGAAAATGATGAGATGTTAGATCTTGTGGCAATTGCACAATCGGCACCGGGAGCAATCGCAGTTAATGGAGCGATTGTGGTGGGATATAAACTGGCGGGGCTTATAGGAGCATTTGTAGCGGTTATAGGAGCAATTATTCCGCCATTCGTGATTATCACAATTCTTGCAATGTGTTATCAGGCATTTCGTGATAACTGGTTGATCAGTCAGATGCTGGAAGGCATGCAGGCAGGTGTGGCTGCAGTCATTGCCTGTGTGACTTACGAAATGGGAAATGGTATTGCAAAAGGCGGTGACAAAATGTCACTTCTGATAATGGCTGGAGCATTTGTTGCGGCATGTTTCATGAATGTAAATGTAATATATATTATTCTGACATGTATTATATTTGGTGTGGTAAGGACTCTTTTAAAAAGGAGAAAAGAAGCATGA
- a CDS encoding aldo/keto reductase has product MQYQEFGKTGLRVSKLCLGTWGIGGAGWDSYSDESRMDAIKAALECGINFIDTAPAYNAGKAECYVGETLSKLKKRREVVISTKCGNKFVDGKYLRCGSKESILKQCDESLKNLKTDYIDIYLVHWPDPDVELEETIDAVSALKKEGKILHAGVSNFSKEQIEEAQKYCKIEAFQPQYSLADRKDEKLIRWAYEQGLGIMTYGTLGGGILTGNYRKLRTFEQTDSRNRFYPYFKEPLFSKAMELLTIMDQIAEERNVSLAQIAEKWVIQKRFVSSCIIGAQSRARVEENCRNLQWELTDNEIRRLESVRIL; this is encoded by the coding sequence ATGCAGTATCAGGAGTTTGGAAAAACAGGCTTGAGGGTTTCGAAGCTGTGTCTTGGAACATGGGGTATCGGAGGTGCCGGTTGGGACAGTTATTCGGATGAGTCACGAATGGACGCAATTAAGGCAGCGTTGGAGTGTGGCATTAATTTTATAGATACAGCACCGGCTTACAATGCAGGAAAAGCAGAATGTTATGTTGGTGAAACTTTGAGTAAGCTCAAAAAGCGCAGAGAGGTGGTCATTTCTACAAAATGTGGAAATAAGTTCGTAGATGGAAAATATCTTCGCTGTGGTTCAAAAGAGAGTATTTTAAAGCAGTGCGACGAGTCGCTGAAAAATCTAAAGACAGACTATATTGATATTTATCTGGTACACTGGCCGGATCCGGATGTTGAACTGGAAGAGACAATAGATGCGGTGAGTGCGTTGAAAAAAGAAGGAAAAATTCTGCATGCAGGAGTTTCTAATTTTTCAAAAGAACAGATTGAAGAGGCCCAGAAATATTGCAAAATCGAAGCTTTTCAGCCACAGTATTCACTGGCAGACCGAAAAGACGAGAAGTTGATTCGCTGGGCTTATGAACAAGGGCTTGGAATTATGACTTATGGAACTTTAGGTGGCGGAATTCTGACTGGAAATTACCGAAAACTTAGAACCTTTGAGCAGACTGACAGCAGAAATCGATTTTACCCATATTTTAAAGAACCATTGTTTTCAAAAGCAATGGAACTGTTAACAATCATGGATCAGATTGCAGAAGAGAGAAATGTTTCCTTGGCTCAGATCGCAGAGAAATGGGTGATTCAGAAGAGATTTGTATCCAGTTGCATCATTGGGGCGCAGAGCCGTGCCAGAGTAGAAGAAAACTGCAGAAATCTTCAATGGGAACTGACGGATAATGAGATTCGAAGACTGGAGTCTGTAAGAATATTATAA
- a CDS encoding GGGtGRT protein, with the protein MALFESYERRIDKINEVLAGYGIASIEEAQKITKDAGLDVYNQIKSIQPICFENACWAYTVGAAIAIKKGCKTAAEAAAAIGEGLQSFCIPGSVADQRKVGLGHGNLGKMLLEEDTDCFCFLAGHESFAAAEGAIGIAEKANKVRKKPLRVILNGLGKDAAKIISRINGFTYVQTEYDYYTGELKEVQRISYSDGLRSKVNCYGANDVREGVAIMWKEGVDVSITGNSTNPTRFQHPVAGTYKKECVEKGKKYFSVASGGGTGRTLHPDNMAAGPASYGMTDTLGRMHSDAQFAGSSSVPAHVEMMGLIGAGNNPMVGMTVAVAVSVEEAAKAGKF; encoded by the coding sequence ATGGCTTTATTTGAATCATATGAAAGAAGAATTGATAAAATCAATGAAGTGCTGGCAGGATATGGAATCGCTTCAATCGAGGAAGCACAGAAGATTACAAAAGATGCCGGACTTGATGTATACAATCAGATTAAGAGCATTCAGCCAATCTGTTTTGAGAACGCATGCTGGGCTTACACAGTAGGTGCTGCAATTGCAATTAAAAAAGGCTGTAAGACAGCAGCAGAAGCAGCAGCAGCAATCGGTGAAGGACTTCAGTCTTTCTGTATTCCAGGATCTGTAGCAGATCAGAGAAAAGTTGGTCTTGGACATGGTAACCTTGGAAAGATGCTTCTGGAAGAGGATACAGACTGCTTCTGTTTCCTTGCAGGACATGAGTCATTTGCAGCAGCAGAGGGTGCGATCGGTATCGCTGAAAAAGCAAACAAAGTTCGTAAAAAACCACTTCGTGTTATCTTGAACGGACTTGGAAAAGACGCAGCTAAGATTATCTCCCGTATCAATGGATTTACATATGTTCAGACAGAATATGACTACTATACAGGAGAGCTGAAAGAGGTTCAGAGAATCTCTTATTCTGACGGACTTCGTTCCAAAGTAAACTGCTATGGAGCAAATGATGTACGTGAAGGTGTTGCAATCATGTGGAAAGAGGGTGTAGATGTATCTATCACAGGTAACTCTACAAACCCGACACGTTTCCAGCATCCAGTAGCAGGAACGTACAAAAAAGAGTGTGTTGAGAAAGGTAAAAAATACTTCTCAGTAGCATCTGGTGGTGGTACAGGACGTACACTTCATCCAGATAACATGGCTGCAGGTCCAGCATCTTATGGTATGACAGATACACTTGGACGTATGCACTCAGATGCACAGTTTGCAGGATCATCTTCTGTACCGGCTCACGTAGAGATGATGGGACTTATCGGAGCAGGTAACAACCCGATGGTTGGTATGACTGTTGCAGTAGCAGTTTCTGTTGAGGAAGCAGCAAAGGCAGGTAAATTCTAA
- a CDS encoding iron-sulfur cluster assembly scaffold protein — protein MIYSQEVEMMCPVAQGANHGPAPIPEEAKWVQAKEIKDISGFTHGIGWCAPQQGACKLTLNVKDGIIQEALVETIGCSGMTHSAAMASEILPGKTILEALNTDLVCDAINTAMRELFLQIVYGRTQSAFSEDGLAIGAGLEDLGKGLRSQVGTMYGTLAKGPRYLEMAEGYVTGIALDEAGEIIGYQFVNLGKLTDFIKKGDTPNDAWEKAKGQYGRVEDAAKIIDPRKE, from the coding sequence ATGATTTATTCACAAGAAGTAGAAATGATGTGTCCGGTAGCGCAGGGCGCTAATCACGGACCAGCTCCGATTCCGGAAGAGGCAAAATGGGTTCAGGCTAAGGAGATCAAAGATATTTCCGGTTTTACACACGGCATTGGCTGGTGTGCTCCTCAGCAGGGTGCTTGTAAGCTGACACTGAATGTGAAAGATGGAATTATCCAGGAGGCATTGGTTGAGACAATCGGCTGCTCCGGAATGACACATTCAGCTGCTATGGCTTCAGAAATCCTTCCAGGAAAAACTATTTTAGAGGCATTGAATACAGACCTTGTCTGTGATGCAATCAATACAGCAATGCGTGAGTTATTCTTACAGATTGTATACGGAAGAACTCAGAGCGCATTTTCTGAAGACGGACTTGCTATCGGAGCAGGACTTGAGGACCTTGGAAAAGGACTCCGCTCTCAGGTAGGAACAATGTACGGAACATTAGCAAAAGGACCTCGTTATCTTGAGATGGCAGAGGGTTATGTAACAGGTATCGCACTCGATGAAGCAGGCGAGATCATCGGATACCAGTTCGTAAATCTTGGAAAACTTACAGACTTCATCAAAAAAGGCGATACACCGAATGATGCATGGGAAAAGGCAAAAGGACAGTATGGTCGTGTTGAAGACGCAGCAAAGATTATTGACCCAAGAAAAGAGTAG
- a CDS encoding GNAT family N-acetyltransferase translates to MIVRELEKQERKYALDIIWSVFCMDVAEVYEQEGIDTFREYLKQENIDQLCDSGELLMFGVFEQEELEGTISLQRRGHICNYYVRRSCQGKGAGRLLFDYAKRYCKEELHKTIMTVDAAPEAVKKYIHMGMKPIDEMQMIHGKCYVPMAMEIL, encoded by the coding sequence ATGATCGTACGTGAACTGGAAAAACAGGAAAGGAAATACGCTCTGGATATTATCTGGAGCGTTTTTTGCATGGATGTGGCCGAGGTGTATGAGCAGGAAGGAATTGATACATTCCGCGAATATTTAAAGCAGGAGAATATCGACCAGCTCTGTGATAGCGGAGAACTTCTGATGTTCGGTGTATTTGAACAAGAAGAACTGGAAGGAACCATATCCCTTCAGAGGCGGGGACACATTTGCAATTATTATGTGCGCAGATCCTGCCAGGGAAAAGGTGCTGGAAGGTTACTTTTTGACTATGCGAAAAGGTATTGTAAGGAAGAACTGCATAAGACTATTATGACCGTTGATGCTGCTCCGGAGGCGGTGAAAAAATATATCCACATGGGCATGAAACCAATCGATGAGATGCAGATGATACATGGAAAATGTTATGTGCCTATGGCAATGGAAATTCTTTAG
- the pgsA gene encoding CDP-diacylglycerol--glycerol-3-phosphate 3-phosphatidyltransferase — protein sequence MNLPNKLTVLRVIMVPFFVFFMLTDVGGPANKWIALVLFCVASLTDMLDGKIARARNLVTNFGKFMDPLADKLLVCSAMICMIPLGKLQAWFVIIIIAREFIISGFRLVAADNGIVIAASYWGKFKTVSQMFMIIVLIADLGGVFDIVGTVLIWLSLILTVVSLIDYIAKNVQVLTQGGM from the coding sequence ATGAATTTACCAAATAAACTGACAGTATTAAGAGTTATCATGGTTCCGTTTTTTGTATTTTTTATGTTGACTGATGTGGGAGGACCGGCAAATAAATGGATCGCGTTAGTTTTGTTCTGTGTTGCCAGTCTGACAGATATGCTGGATGGTAAGATCGCCCGTGCAAGAAATCTTGTGACAAACTTTGGAAAGTTCATGGATCCTTTAGCAGATAAGCTGCTTGTGTGTTCTGCTATGATCTGTATGATTCCGTTAGGAAAATTACAGGCATGGTTCGTCATCATCATCATTGCCCGTGAGTTTATTATTAGCGGATTCCGCCTTGTGGCTGCAGATAATGGAATTGTCATCGCAGCAAGTTACTGGGGTAAATTTAAGACAGTATCCCAGATGTTTATGATCATTGTATTGATTGCAGATCTTGGAGGTGTGTTCGATATCGTTGGCACAGTTCTGATCTGGCTTTCACTGATCCTGACAGTTGTATCACTGATTGACTATATTGCAAAGAATGTGCAGGTGCTGACACAGGGAGGTATGTAA
- the rimO gene encoding 30S ribosomal protein S12 methylthiotransferase RimO, producing MNILFISLGCDKNLVDSEVMLGLLDKKGYQIVDSEEDADIIVVNTCCFIHDAKEESIQTILEMAEYKKEGKLKALIVTGCLAQRYQQEIIDEIPEVDAVLGTTSYDHIVEAVEEALAGNGHVVLEDVDALPDVKEKRLVTTGGHYAYMKIAEGCDKHCTYCIIPKLRGNYRSVPMEKLLAEAKDLADQGVKELILVAQETTVYGKDLYGEKSLHKLLRELCKISGIQWIRILYCYPEEIYDELIQTIKEENKVCHYLDLPIQHASDAVLKRMGRRTSKAQLVEIIEKLRKEIPDISLRTTLITGFPGETQEQHEELKDFVDEMEFDRLGVFTYSPEEDTPAATMTEQIPEEVKEDRQAELMELQQEIAFDLAEDMVGREVLVMIEGKVADENAYVGRTYKDAPNVDGLIFINTDEELMSGDFARVRVTGALEYDLIGELI from the coding sequence ATGAATATTTTATTTATATCCCTCGGCTGCGATAAGAACCTGGTGGATTCAGAGGTCATGCTTGGGCTTTTGGATAAAAAGGGATATCAGATCGTAGATTCAGAAGAAGACGCAGATATTATTGTTGTTAATACCTGCTGTTTTATTCATGATGCAAAGGAGGAAAGTATTCAGACCATTCTTGAGATGGCAGAGTACAAAAAAGAAGGGAAGCTGAAAGCTCTGATCGTGACCGGGTGCCTGGCACAGCGCTATCAGCAGGAGATTATTGACGAGATACCGGAAGTTGATGCAGTACTTGGAACTACTTCTTATGATCATATCGTAGAAGCGGTGGAAGAGGCTCTTGCGGGAAATGGACATGTTGTTCTGGAAGATGTGGATGCACTTCCAGATGTAAAAGAAAAGAGACTTGTAACAACAGGCGGGCATTATGCATACATGAAAATTGCCGAAGGCTGCGACAAGCATTGTACTTACTGTATCATCCCAAAACTTCGTGGTAATTACCGCAGTGTTCCGATGGAGAAGCTGCTGGCAGAAGCGAAAGACCTGGCTGATCAGGGAGTAAAAGAATTGATTCTTGTTGCACAGGAAACGACCGTATACGGAAAGGATTTATATGGAGAGAAATCTTTGCATAAATTGCTCCGCGAGCTTTGTAAAATATCCGGAATCCAGTGGATCCGAATTCTTTATTGTTATCCGGAGGAGATTTACGATGAACTGATTCAGACGATTAAAGAAGAAAATAAAGTCTGTCACTATCTGGATCTTCCGATTCAACATGCAAGTGACGCAGTGCTAAAAAGAATGGGAAGAAGAACTTCAAAAGCTCAGCTTGTAGAGATTATTGAAAAGCTTCGAAAAGAGATCCCGGATATTTCTCTTCGTACCACATTGATCACAGGATTTCCGGGTGAGACACAAGAACAGCATGAAGAGCTGAAGGATTTCGTAGATGAGATGGAATTTGACAGACTTGGAGTTTTTACTTACTCACCGGAGGAAGATACACCAGCTGCAACTATGACAGAGCAGATTCCGGAAGAAGTCAAGGAAGACCGCCAGGCAGAATTGATGGAACTTCAGCAGGAAATCGCATTTGATCTGGCAGAAGATATGGTCGGACGTGAAGTTCTCGTTATGATTGAAGGAAAAGTTGCAGATGAAAATGCATATGTAGGAAGAACTTATAAAGATGCACCGAATGTGGATGGCTTGATTTTTATCAATACAGACGAAGAATTGATGAGTGGAGATTTTGCAAGAGTCCGCGTGACCGGTGCACTGGAATATGATTTGATAGGAGAGCTGATATAA